One genomic region from Peptostreptococcaceae bacterium encodes:
- a CDS encoding type II secretion system protein: MHIFLKRKEGAIIKNEKGITLIELLVSLVVLSILLVSFYGIFTNAAKLDIRSKNEMTANYLAQQIVAEVKNDPDADWTEYENYSLCIDKHCFQLYN; the protein is encoded by the coding sequence CTGCATATCTTTCTAAAGAGAAAGGAAGGTGCAATCATAAAAAACGAAAAAGGCATTACACTTATTGAACTTTTAGTCAGCCTTGTTGTGCTGTCTATCTTGCTAGTGTCTTTCTATGGCATTTTCACAAATGCGGCCAAACTTGACATACGATCAAAAAACGAGATGACCGCCAACTACCTTGCTCAGCAGATAGTTGCAGAAGTAAAAAACGACCCTGATGCCGATTGGACCGAATACGAGAATTATTCCTTGTGTATTGACAAACATTGTTTTCAATTGTACAATTAA